From candidate division WOR-3 bacterium, the proteins below share one genomic window:
- a CDS encoding pitrilysin family protein, with product MIKKFIYFLLSLVVFLNFAFAFNIQRDTLENGFVILLSEAHKIPMVELKIVVKSGSVYDPLGKEGLANLTAKMLLRGTELHKGDELIEKIEYLGANIDVNTQEDYIEISGRVLSKDLYILLDIVSECLQRPSFDTTEFKRLQRQTYSEILSQLDDPFYVGQVAFRRFLFGTHPLNHDPLGFDTTIKKINIEDVKSFYNTYYAPNNTAIILVGDFNTDSVKCEIKKYFSNWRRKEIPVFSAQLPDSKGKKGMIINKDISQSYIFLGFFGPNNKIPDWMPTRVMNYILGGSGLTSRLATEIREKRGLAYSVYSFFARYNFGGYFIAGVQTKNESANEAINLILQEIKKVKEGVSNDELERAKKYYIGNFPLNFDTYREMTNFITRIEIENLGLNYPDRYEQMVKNVTINDIKEAANKYLKTNEVCLVIVGNVNKNMIKLEDIEWDK from the coding sequence ATGATAAAAAAATTCATTTATTTTTTGTTAAGTTTGGTTGTATTTTTGAATTTTGCTTTCGCATTCAATATTCAAAGGGATACACTTGAAAATGGTTTTGTGATACTTTTAAGTGAAGCCCACAAAATCCCGATGGTTGAACTTAAAATTGTTGTCAAATCAGGTAGTGTGTATGATCCATTAGGTAAAGAAGGTCTCGCAAACCTAACGGCAAAGATGTTATTAAGGGGTACAGAACTTCATAAAGGTGATGAATTGATTGAAAAAATTGAATATCTCGGTGCAAATATTGATGTAAATACACAAGAAGATTATATTGAAATCTCGGGTCGTGTATTGAGCAAAGATTTATATATATTATTGGATATTGTCTCAGAATGCTTGCAAAGACCTTCTTTTGATACTACCGAATTTAAGAGATTGCAAAGACAGACATATTCAGAAATTTTAAGCCAGTTGGATGACCCATTTTATGTTGGGCAGGTTGCGTTTAGAAGATTCCTTTTCGGGACACACCCACTTAATCATGACCCACTCGGTTTTGATACTACAATTAAAAAGATTAACATTGAGGATGTAAAGAGTTTTTATAACACTTATTATGCGCCGAATAATACGGCAATCATACTCGTCGGAGATTTTAACACCGATTCAGTAAAATGTGAGATTAAAAAATATTTCTCTAACTGGAGGAGAAAAGAAATTCCTGTTTTTTCTGCTCAATTGCCTGACTCTAAAGGAAAGAAAGGGATGATAATAAACAAAGATATATCGCAATCTTACATCTTCCTCGGATTTTTTGGTCCAAATAATAAAATACCAGATTGGATGCCGACAAGGGTGATGAACTATATCTTGGGTGGTTCAGGATTGACTTCAAGGCTTGCTACCGAAATCCGCGAAAAGCGCGGGCTTGCTTATAGCGTATATTCATTTTTTGCCCGTTATAATTTTGGTGGCTATTTTATTGCTGGGGTTCAAACCAAGAATGAGTCTGCAAACGAGGCGATTAATTTGATTTTACAGGAAATAAAAAAGGTAAAAGAAGGTGTTAGCAATGATGAACTTGAACGGGCAAAAAAGTACTATATCGGAAATTTCCCATTGAATTTTGACACCTACCGGGAGATGACAAACTTCATTACCAGAATTGAGATTGAAAATTTGGGGCTTAATTATCCTGATAGATACGAACAAATGGTTAAAAATGTTACGATAAACGACATAAAAGAGGCAGCAAATAAATATCTCAAGACAAATGAGGTTTGTCTCGTCATTGTAGGGAATGTTAATAAAAATATGATTAAGTTAGAGGATATAGAGTGGGATAAATAA